Within the Plectropomus leopardus isolate mb unplaced genomic scaffold, YSFRI_Pleo_2.0 unplaced_scaffold11782, whole genome shotgun sequence genome, the region TGACTGCACTAGACATTATTATCAACAGAAAAGACAAGCCCATGATGATGAGCCGTTTATCTCGCAGACTAAATCGTGAAACAACACGATTCCGGTGTTCACACTAACAGCCAGCCCAGTGTGCTCAAATTAAAGACTCCTGCTATTGTTTCATTCGCCTGGAGGACGCTGGTTTTTGACACATTAATGAGTTAGAGACAGGATGGCCCCTCTGTGGTGTCCCCCATCAGCCTGCAGAGCGGACTGACCTGCCTGCAGCAGCACCTCTCTCCGGTTCAGGTACTCCACCTCGTCGCTGTAGTTCTGGGTGTAGGCGGTGCTGGAGCCGGCGGACCGGGACTCGGTCCAGTGCACTTTGGCAAATCCCTCGGCGTGGAGCTTTAGGGAGTCCACCCGACTTTCCCCGGACA harbors:
- the LOC121963584 gene encoding arrestin domain-containing protein 3-like — translated: MIFDKLKKFDIVFDSPEVDCPPVFSSGDVVSGRVVLDLSGESRVDSLKLHAEGFAKVHWTESRSAGSSTAYTQNYSDEVEYLNRREVLLQAGQSALQADGGHHRGAILSLTH